One Clostridium novyi NT genomic window carries:
- the hrcA gene encoding heat-inducible transcriptional repressor HrcA, which yields MDFNIDSRKIKILQAIIQDYIITGEPVGSRTIAKKYDLGISSATIRNEMSDLEEMGLIEQLHTSSGRKPSDMGYRLYVDKLIKLPTLTQEEEIKIKSQLITEALYEVDEIVKKSIELLSELTNLTCIVKTTSPRNSYIRLIQLLNIDKNNILAVIITQNGMINNNVIKVNKDISNNVLQKLSNFLNEKLRNLTIQDINLEVINELKHGLTGYEDIFDAIITALYETLNKSDNSEIYCKGATNIFNYPEYNDIEKARQFLALLDNKKVLNELLKQEENLVQDGTNVSISIGRENLIKDAQDCSILSANYSFKNQVLGTIGVIGPTRMQYSKTISLLTQFVRILNDNIGQIYFDHK from the coding sequence ATGGATTTTAATATAGATAGTAGAAAGATTAAAATATTACAAGCTATTATTCAAGATTATATCATCACTGGTGAGCCTGTAGGTTCTAGGACTATAGCTAAGAAATACGATTTAGGAATAAGTTCAGCTACTATAAGAAATGAAATGTCTGATTTAGAAGAAATGGGCCTTATAGAACAATTGCATACTTCATCAGGAAGAAAACCATCTGATATGGGATATAGATTATATGTAGATAAACTTATTAAATTACCCACTTTAACTCAAGAAGAGGAAATAAAAATAAAAAGTCAGCTTATTACAGAGGCATTATATGAAGTGGATGAAATAGTTAAAAAGTCTATAGAATTGCTTTCAGAACTTACTAATTTAACTTGTATAGTTAAAACTACGTCTCCAAGAAATAGCTACATAAGGTTAATACAGTTATTAAATATAGATAAGAATAATATTCTTGCTGTAATAATAACACAAAATGGTATGATAAATAATAATGTTATTAAGGTAAACAAAGATATAAGTAACAATGTATTACAGAAGCTATCAAATTTTCTTAATGAAAAGTTACGTAATTTAACAATACAAGATATAAATTTAGAAGTTATAAATGAACTTAAACATGGTTTAACTGGATACGAGGATATCTTTGATGCGATTATAACTGCTTTATACGAGACACTAAACAAAAGTGATAATAGTGAGATTTATTGCAAGGGAGCTACAAATATATTTAATTACCCAGAGTACAATGATATAGAAAAAGCAAGGCAATTTTTAGCTTTATTAGATAATAAAAAAGTATTAAATGAATTACTTAAGCAAGAAGAAAATTTAGTTCAAGATGGTACTAATGTGTCTATAAGCATAGGAAGAGAAAACCTTATAAAAGATGCTCAAGACTGTAGTATACTTTCAGCTAATTACAGTTTTAAAAATCAAGTGCTAGGAACTATAGGAGTTATTGGTCCAACAAGGATGCAGTACTCAAAGACTATATCCTTGCTTACACAGTTTGTTAGAATACTAAATGATAATATTGGGCAAATATATTTTGATCATAAGTAA
- the hemW gene encoding radical SAM family heme chaperone HemW, whose translation MYNDTSLYIHIPFCKQKCLYCDFTSYCGREDTMVEYSKALSKEIDNVKNKKISTIFIGGGTPTYLCLQGWNILKQSIDKLSKTSNLEFTVESNPKTFDEEKLKFLKSIGVNRLSIGLQSWQDKHLKSLGRIHTKDEFLKSYHMARNMGFKNINVDLMFGIPNQTLDDWKETLDEVTKLNPEHLSCYSLIIEEGTPFYDFYEKNKIELPSEELEREMYYYTLKFLEGKGYHQYEISNFAKKNYECRHNLVYWDLNEYIGCGAAAHSYVDGYRYRNENDIEKYIECMKENKSPITEKLKSSFKSDIEEFMFMGLRKIKGISKKEFYKRFNKEIYDLYGEVIKKYKANGLLVEKDDYLSLSHKGIEVSNYVLSDFILD comes from the coding sequence ATGTATAATGACACATCATTATATATTCATATCCCTTTTTGTAAACAAAAGTGCTTATATTGTGACTTTACATCCTATTGTGGTAGAGAAGATACAATGGTAGAGTATTCAAAGGCACTTTCAAAAGAAATAGATAACGTAAAAAATAAAAAAATAAGCACGATTTTTATAGGTGGGGGAACTCCCACCTATTTGTGTTTACAGGGATGGAATATATTAAAACAAAGTATAGATAAACTATCAAAAACTAGTAATTTAGAGTTTACTGTAGAAAGTAATCCTAAAACATTTGATGAAGAAAAGCTAAAATTCTTAAAGAGTATTGGAGTTAATAGATTAAGTATAGGGTTACAATCTTGGCAAGATAAGCATTTAAAATCCCTTGGAAGAATACACACAAAAGATGAATTTTTAAAAAGCTATCATATGGCAAGAAATATGGGGTTTAAAAATATAAACGTAGATTTAATGTTTGGAATACCAAATCAAACACTAGATGATTGGAAAGAAACATTAGATGAAGTTACAAAATTAAATCCAGAACATTTATCTTGTTATAGCTTAATAATTGAAGAAGGAACGCCTTTTTATGATTTTTATGAAAAGAATAAAATAGAGCTTCCAAGTGAAGAACTAGAAAGAGAAATGTATTATTATACATTGAAGTTTTTAGAAGGTAAAGGATATCATCAATATGAAATATCAAATTTTGCGAAGAAAAACTATGAATGTAGACATAATCTAGTTTATTGGGATCTAAATGAATATATAGGATGTGGTGCAGCAGCACATTCTTATGTAGATGGCTATAGATATAGAAATGAAAATGATATTGAAAAGTATATAGAGTGTATGAAAGAAAACAAAAGTCCTATTACAGAAAAATTAAAAAGTTCTTTTAAAAGTGACATAGAAGAATTTATGTTCATGGGACTTAGAAAGATAAAAGGAATTTCTAAAAAAGAATTTTACAAAAGATTTAATAAAGAAATTTATGATTTATATGGAGAAGTAATAAAAAAATATAAAGCTAATGGATTGCTTGTAGAAAAGGATGATTATTTATCTTTATCCCATAAGGGAATTGAAGTTTCCAATTATGTTTTAAGTGATTTTATTTTAGATTAA
- the grpE gene encoding nucleotide exchange factor GrpE, translating to MIKDEKDKKTSDVEETLNEEQKNESCNENCDKACEETKEECKEEAKEDIIEGLKNQNNELMSENKKLQNEVKALQDRLSRIDAEYENFRNRTEREKKEIYNTSCSDVLKNILPVFDNLERAMMAEGNAEDLKKGIEMTMKQFETAFEKLGIEELPSEGEFDPNYHNAIMHVEDSNYGKNQVVEVFQKGFKREDKVLRFSMVKVAN from the coding sequence ATGATAAAAGATGAAAAAGATAAGAAAACTTCAGACGTAGAAGAAACGTTAAATGAAGAACAAAAAAATGAAAGTTGCAATGAAAACTGCGACAAAGCTTGCGAAGAAACTAAGGAAGAATGTAAAGAAGAAGCTAAAGAAGATATTATTGAAGGTTTAAAAAATCAAAACAATGAATTAATGTCTGAAAATAAGAAATTACAAAATGAAGTGAAAGCTCTACAAGATAGACTTTCTAGAATAGATGCTGAATATGAAAACTTCAGAAATAGAACTGAAAGAGAAAAGAAAGAAATATACAATACTTCTTGCTCGGATGTTCTAAAAAATATTCTTCCTGTATTTGACAACTTAGAAAGAGCTATGATGGCTGAAGGTAATGCAGAAGACCTAAAAAAAGGTATTGAAATGACAATGAAGCAATTTGAAACAGCTTTTGAGAAGCTTGGAATTGAAGAATTACCTTCAGAAGGAGAATTTGATCCAAATTATCATAATGCAATAATGCATGTTGAAGATAGCAATTATGGTAAGAACCAAGTAGTTGAGGTATTTCAAAAAGGGTTTAAAAGAGAAGATAAAGTTTTAAGATTTAGTATGGTTAAAGTTGCTAATTAA
- the dnaJ gene encoding molecular chaperone DnaJ, translating into MASKDYYEVLGLSKGASDDEIKKAYRKLAMKYHPDRNQGNKEAEEKFKDINEAYQVLSDPQKKANYDQFGSADFNGGGFGGFGGGGFSGMGGFEDIFDSFFGGGFSSRRRNGPERGADLEYTVSLTFEEAVFGVEKEISITRNEKCDTCAGSGAKPGTDSKTCDKCGGTGQVRVQRNTPLGSFVSTSTCDKCGGSGKVIDEPCTTCHGKGTVRKNKKIKINIPAGVDTGNVLPLRGQGEPGKNGGPNGDLYINIRVSSHKNFERRGFDIYIKEHISFGKAVLGTEITVPTVDGSVKYKIPAGTQSGTTFRLKGKGVPRVNGHGRGNQYVKVIVDVPKAINEKQKAALIAFMEASGEKLGSDLGKETIVDKIKKSFK; encoded by the coding sequence ATGGCTAGTAAAGACTATTATGAAGTTCTTGGACTATCAAAAGGTGCTAGTGATGATGAAATAAAAAAAGCTTATAGAAAACTTGCAATGAAATATCATCCAGATAGAAACCAAGGAAATAAAGAAGCTGAAGAAAAATTTAAAGATATAAATGAAGCTTATCAAGTATTATCAGATCCACAAAAGAAAGCTAACTACGATCAATTTGGAAGTGCTGACTTTAATGGCGGTGGCTTCGGCGGATTTGGTGGAGGCGGTTTCTCAGGTATGGGAGGCTTTGAAGATATATTTGATTCATTCTTTGGAGGGGGATTCTCTTCTAGAAGAAGAAATGGTCCTGAAAGAGGAGCGGATCTTGAGTATACTGTAAGCTTAACATTTGAAGAAGCTGTTTTTGGTGTTGAAAAGGAAATATCAATAACTAGAAATGAAAAATGTGATACATGTGCAGGTAGTGGAGCAAAACCAGGCACAGATTCAAAAACTTGTGACAAATGTGGCGGAACAGGTCAAGTAAGAGTGCAAAGAAATACCCCACTTGGAAGTTTTGTAAGCACAAGCACTTGTGACAAGTGTGGTGGTAGTGGAAAAGTTATTGATGAACCATGTACAACTTGTCATGGAAAAGGAACAGTTAGAAAGAATAAGAAAATAAAAATAAATATACCAGCTGGTGTTGATACAGGAAATGTTCTTCCATTAAGAGGTCAAGGTGAACCAGGTAAAAATGGCGGACCTAATGGAGATTTATATATAAACATTAGAGTTTCATCACACAAGAATTTTGAAAGAAGAGGCTTTGATATATATATAAAAGAGCACATAAGTTTTGGAAAAGCAGTGCTTGGAACAGAAATCACTGTACCAACTGTAGATGGTTCAGTTAAGTATAAAATTCCAGCAGGAACTCAATCAGGAACTACATTTAGATTAAAAGGAAAAGGTGTTCCAAGAGTAAATGGACATGGTAGAGGAAATCAATATGTAAAAGTTATAGTTGATGTTCCAAAAGCTATAAATGAAAAGCAAAAGGCAGCGTTAATTGCTTTTATGGAGGCTAGTGGCGAGAAACTAGGATCTGATTTAGGCAAGGAAACTATTGTAGATAAGATAAAAAAGAGCTTTAAATAA
- the dnaK gene encoding molecular chaperone DnaK: MGKIIGIDLGTTNSCVSVMEGGNPVVIPNAEGSRTTPSVVAFKEDGERLVGQVAKRQAITNPDKTIISIKRHMGTDYRVNVDGKDYSPEEISAMILQKLKADAEAYLGETVTEAVITVPAYFNDSERQATKNAGKIAGLDVKRIINEPTAASLAYGLDKMDKSHKIFVYDLGGGTFDVSILELGDGVFEVKATNGNTKLGGDDFDQKIMDYIAETFKAENGIDLRNDKMALQRLKEAAEKAKIELSSSTKTNINLPFITADATGPKHIDMDLTRAKFEELSADLVQATIEPMKKALADAELTINDIDKVVLVGGSTRIPAVQEAVQKFTGKEPSKGVNPDEVVAMGAAVQAGVLTGEVKDILLLDVTPLTLGIETMGGVATPLIERNTTIPTRKSQIFSTAADNQTSVDIHIVQGERKMAGDNKTLGRFQLSGIAPAPRGIPQIEVSFDIDANGILNVSAKDKGTGKEANITITASTNLSDDEIDKAVKEAEKFAAEDEKRKESVEVKNNADSALYQTEKALKDLGDKVEEADKKNVEEKLEALRQVKDGEDLEAIKKATTELTEEFYKVSSKLYQQAGAEAQQGAQGTQGADMGGNAQGKDDDNVVDADFKVEDDK, translated from the coding sequence ATGGGAAAAATAATAGGAATTGACTTAGGAACTACAAATTCATGTGTATCAGTTATGGAAGGTGGAAATCCAGTTGTTATACCAAATGCTGAAGGTTCAAGAACAACTCCTTCAGTTGTAGCATTCAAAGAAGACGGAGAAAGACTTGTAGGTCAAGTTGCAAAAAGACAAGCAATTACAAACCCAGATAAAACAATTATCTCAATAAAAAGACATATGGGAACAGATTATAGAGTGAACGTTGATGGAAAAGACTATTCTCCAGAAGAAATATCAGCAATGATACTTCAAAAATTAAAAGCAGATGCTGAAGCATACTTAGGTGAAACTGTAACAGAAGCAGTTATCACAGTTCCAGCATACTTTAATGATAGTGAAAGACAAGCAACTAAAAATGCCGGTAAAATAGCAGGATTAGATGTAAAGAGAATAATAAATGAACCAACTGCAGCATCACTTGCATATGGTCTTGATAAAATGGATAAAAGCCATAAAATATTCGTATATGACTTAGGTGGCGGTACTTTCGACGTATCTATACTAGAACTTGGAGACGGTGTATTTGAAGTTAAAGCTACAAATGGTAACACAAAATTAGGTGGAGATGACTTCGACCAAAAAATCATGGATTATATAGCTGAAACATTTAAAGCTGAAAATGGAATTGATTTAAGAAATGATAAAATGGCTCTTCAAAGATTAAAAGAAGCTGCTGAAAAAGCAAAAATAGAATTATCTTCATCAACTAAAACAAACATCAACTTACCATTTATAACTGCTGATGCAACAGGTCCAAAACACATAGATATGGATCTTACAAGAGCTAAATTTGAAGAATTAAGTGCAGACCTAGTTCAAGCTACAATTGAACCAATGAAAAAAGCATTAGCTGATGCTGAGCTTACAATCAATGATATAGATAAAGTAGTACTTGTTGGTGGTTCTACAAGAATTCCAGCAGTTCAAGAAGCTGTTCAAAAATTCACAGGAAAAGAACCATCTAAGGGAGTTAACCCAGATGAAGTTGTTGCTATGGGTGCAGCAGTTCAAGCAGGGGTATTAACAGGAGAAGTTAAAGACATATTACTTCTTGATGTAACTCCACTTACTTTAGGAATTGAGACAATGGGAGGAGTTGCAACTCCATTAATAGAAAGAAACACAACTATACCTACAAGAAAGAGCCAAATATTCTCAACTGCAGCAGATAATCAAACTTCAGTTGATATCCATATAGTTCAAGGTGAAAGAAAAATGGCTGGAGATAACAAAACACTTGGAAGATTCCAATTAAGCGGTATAGCACCAGCTCCAAGAGGAATCCCTCAAATAGAAGTATCTTTCGATATAGATGCTAACGGTATATTAAATGTTTCTGCTAAAGATAAGGGAACAGGAAAAGAAGCAAACATCACAATTACAGCTTCAACAAATTTAAGTGATGATGAAATAGATAAGGCTGTAAAAGAAGCAGAAAAATTTGCAGCAGAAGATGAAAAGAGAAAAGAATCAGTAGAAGTTAAAAACAATGCAGATTCAGCATTATATCAAACTGAAAAAGCATTAAAAGATCTTGGAGATAAGGTAGAAGAAGCTGATAAGAAAAACGTTGAAGAAAAATTAGAAGCCTTAAGACAAGTTAAAGATGGAGAAGATTTAGAAGCTATTAAAAAAGCTACAACTGAATTAACTGAAGAATTCTACAAAGTATCATCTAAATTATATCAACAAGCAGGAGCAGAAGCACAACAAGGAGCTCAAGGAACTCAAGGAGCTGATATGGGTGGAAATGCTCAAGGAAAAGATGATGATAATGTAGTAGATGCAGATTTTAAGGTTGAAGACGATAAATAA